In the genome of Chryseobacterium arthrosphaerae, one region contains:
- a CDS encoding lamin tail domain-containing protein, whose product MKKIFTILGLISATALMNAQIVINEVYGSGGSSATAYINDYVELINLGSTTATLSNATLQYASNTGTFNSYASLPATITLAPGQKYLIEMVPSPATTTGIALPTPDFQVTNSISFSNGSTFNGFNMSSSNGKIALATGAVKVVAPTDAHVLDFVGYGSANLFEGTTAAPALDNSSSITRNGADTNNNGADFTKTAPTPENSTMGTLAVVEGKNAKSVNFVKNSFVKNSEITFGADVKDVKVFNMFGQLIKEASVKQNGTVNVAELAKGNYIVTGTVNNQAVSQKILKD is encoded by the coding sequence ATGAAAAAGATCTTTACTATTTTGGGATTAATTTCCGCTACGGCATTAATGAATGCTCAGATTGTAATCAATGAAGTATATGGCTCTGGTGGAAGCTCGGCTACAGCGTATATCAATGATTATGTTGAATTGATCAATTTAGGATCTACTACAGCTACTTTATCCAATGCAACATTACAGTATGCTTCTAATACAGGGACATTTAACTCATATGCTTCTTTACCAGCCACAATTACATTGGCACCTGGACAGAAATATTTGATTGAAATGGTGCCTAGCCCGGCTACTACTACCGGAATAGCTCTTCCTACACCGGATTTTCAAGTTACTAATAGTATTAGTTTTTCAAATGGCTCCACTTTTAATGGATTCAATATGTCTTCCAGCAACGGTAAGATAGCATTAGCAACAGGGGCTGTTAAAGTGGTTGCTCCTACCGATGCTCATGTTCTTGATTTCGTAGGATATGGAAGTGCTAATTTATTTGAAGGAACAACAGCTGCTCCTGCTTTAGATAACAGTTCATCTATTACCAGAAATGGTGCTGATACTAATAATAACGGTGCTGATTTTACTAAAACTGCTCCAACTCCTGAGAATTCAACTATGGGAACTCTGGCTGTTGTAGAAGGAAAAAATGCAAAATCAGTAAACTTTGTAAAAAATTCTTTCGTTAAAAACAGCGAAATTACTTTCGGAGCAGATGTTAAGGATGTAAAAGTTTTCAATATGTTCGGACAGCTGATAAAAGAAGCTTCTGTAAAACAAAACGGAACGGTAAATGTTGCTGAACTGGCAAAAGGAAATTATATCGTAACAGGTACAGTAAATAACCAGGCAGTATCTCAAAAGATTCTGAAAGACTAA
- a CDS encoding T9SS type A sorting domain-containing protein, with protein MKKLYSLALVGLSSLAFAQISLTSLNTAYTQNFDGLANTGTGSLTLTGSLDGWNVVETGSNANATYAADNGSSNGGNTYSYGATGSTDRALGSIASGNLLSRWGAQFKNDTGAAITDLLVAYTGEEWRMGQANRGTDDQITFEYSTDATSLTTGTWTAVSALTYNSTDVTGVVGLRDGNNANYRTALSTTISGLNIPANQTFWIRFVDVNITGTDDGLAIDDFSLTPQASGTLATIENKTSKKSFVKNTSVDNEIYFGSKSDVKIFNVNGQLLKTASVSENGALNVAELQKGIYIVTGTVNGKNVSEKVIKK; from the coding sequence ATGAAAAAACTTTATTCGTTGGCATTGGTTGGCCTTTCAAGTCTAGCTTTTGCTCAAATCAGTCTTACATCTCTTAACACCGCTTACACTCAAAATTTTGATGGATTGGCCAATACAGGAACAGGGTCACTAACTCTAACAGGAAGTCTGGATGGATGGAACGTTGTTGAAACAGGTTCTAATGCCAATGCTACCTATGCCGCAGATAATGGAAGTTCAAACGGTGGAAATACTTATAGCTATGGTGCTACAGGGAGTACAGATAGAGCATTGGGTTCTATTGCCAGTGGAAATTTATTGTCAAGATGGGGTGCTCAATTTAAAAATGATACAGGAGCTGCCATTACAGATCTTTTAGTAGCTTATACTGGAGAAGAGTGGAGAATGGGACAGGCTAATAGAGGGACAGATGATCAGATTACATTTGAATACAGTACCGATGCTACTTCATTAACTACAGGAACCTGGACTGCTGTTTCGGCCTTAACATATAACTCCACTGATGTTACAGGAGTGGTAGGACTTAGAGATGGAAATAATGCTAATTACAGAACAGCTCTTAGTACTACAATTTCAGGCTTGAATATTCCTGCAAACCAAACTTTCTGGATCAGATTTGTAGATGTAAACATTACTGGTACTGATGACGGTCTTGCTATTGATGATTTTTCTTTAACTCCTCAGGCATCCGGAACTTTAGCAACGATTGAAAATAAAACTTCTAAAAAGAGTTTTGTAAAGAATACTTCAGTAGATAACGAAATTTATTTCGGATCTAAGTCTGATGTTAAAATTTTCAATGTAAACGGACAGTTACTTAAAACAGCTTCTGTATCTGAAAACGGAGCATTAAATGTTGCTGAACTTCAAAAAGGAATTTATATCGTAACCGGAACTGTAAACGGTAAAAACGTTTCTGAAAAAGTAATTAAAAAATAG
- the dusB gene encoding tRNA dihydrouridine synthase DusB — MIKIGNIELPEFPLLLAPMEDVSDPPFRRLCKMHGADLMYSEFISSEGLIRDAIKSRKKLDIFDYERPVGIQIFGGDEEAMAMSARIVETVNPDLVDINFGCPVKKVVCKGAGAGVLKDIDLMVRLTKAVVSSTHLPVTVKTRLGWDSSCINIDEVAERLQETGIKALTIHARTRAQMYKGEADWEHISRIKQNPNIEIPIFGNGDIDSPEKALAYKQKYACDGIMIGRAAIGYPWIFNEIKHFFKTGEHLPAPTISDRLLAVRQHAEWSAEWKGERLGLVEMRQHYSNYFRGVPHFKEFRKRFLEVFTLEEMDSLIKETQQFYEEYQEQV; from the coding sequence ATGATAAAAATAGGCAATATAGAACTGCCGGAATTTCCGCTTTTGCTGGCTCCGATGGAAGATGTAAGTGATCCTCCGTTCAGACGTTTGTGTAAAATGCACGGTGCAGACCTGATGTATTCGGAATTTATTTCTTCCGAAGGCTTAATTCGTGATGCGATCAAAAGCCGTAAAAAGCTGGATATTTTCGATTATGAAAGACCGGTGGGTATACAGATATTTGGAGGTGATGAAGAAGCTATGGCCATGTCTGCAAGAATTGTGGAAACCGTAAATCCTGATCTTGTGGATATCAACTTCGGATGTCCTGTAAAAAAAGTAGTATGCAAAGGAGCCGGAGCCGGAGTTTTGAAAGATATTGACCTTATGGTGCGTCTTACAAAAGCTGTTGTAAGTTCTACTCATCTGCCTGTAACGGTGAAAACCCGTTTAGGGTGGGACAGCAGCTGCATTAATATTGATGAAGTTGCAGAACGTTTACAGGAAACAGGAATCAAAGCATTAACCATACATGCCAGAACCCGTGCACAGATGTACAAAGGGGAAGCAGACTGGGAACATATTTCAAGAATCAAGCAAAATCCCAATATCGAGATTCCAATTTTTGGTAACGGAGATATTGATTCTCCTGAAAAAGCACTGGCCTACAAACAAAAATATGCATGCGACGGAATTATGATTGGCCGTGCAGCTATTGGTTACCCATGGATATTTAATGAAATCAAACATTTCTTTAAAACAGGTGAACATTTACCTGCACCAACGATTTCAGACCGTTTACTGGCAGTACGCCAACATGCGGAATGGAGCGCAGAGTGGAAAGGTGAAAGACTGGGATTGGTTGAAATGAGACAGCATTACAGCAACTATTTCAGAGGAGTTCCACACTTCAAAGAATTCAGAAAAAGGTTCCTTGAAGTATTTACACTGGAAGAAATGGACAGCCTGATCAAAGAAACCCAACAGTTTTACGAAGAGTATCAGGAACAGGTATAA
- the deoC gene encoding deoxyribose-phosphate aldolase, whose amino-acid sequence MNIAQYLDSTYLKTPEQSGISNEETLQKDKELAQEAIDNGIFAVMIRPDYVGEIKKYIQERNSNVAVGTVIGFHEGTYSVEEKLAEASKAIEDGADELDFVINYKAYIQGDLELVKDEFVKCTGLALEHRKIAKWIIEIAALTDAQIADLTQKISQWAEEHFSENELPHIFVKSSTGFYETTGGKPNGATFEGIKIMLDNAGKLPVKAAGGVRTPADAEKMISMGVKRIGTSSALALIKDESSSEGY is encoded by the coding sequence ATGAACATAGCCCAATATTTGGATTCAACTTACCTGAAAACACCGGAACAGTCAGGTATTTCCAACGAAGAAACACTTCAGAAAGATAAAGAACTTGCTCAGGAAGCGATCGATAATGGTATTTTTGCCGTAATGATCCGCCCGGATTATGTAGGAGAGATCAAGAAATATATTCAGGAAAGAAATTCAAATGTTGCAGTAGGAACTGTAATAGGCTTTCACGAAGGAACGTATTCTGTTGAAGAAAAGCTTGCAGAAGCTTCGAAAGCAATTGAAGACGGTGCTGATGAACTGGATTTTGTGATCAATTACAAAGCCTATATTCAGGGAGATCTTGAACTGGTAAAAGATGAATTTGTAAAATGTACCGGTCTGGCACTGGAGCATCGCAAAATTGCCAAATGGATCATTGAGATCGCAGCTTTAACAGATGCGCAGATTGCAGATCTTACCCAAAAGATTTCTCAATGGGCAGAAGAACATTTTTCTGAGAATGAGCTGCCTCATATTTTTGTGAAATCTTCAACAGGATTTTATGAAACTACAGGTGGAAAGCCAAACGGAGCAACATTCGAAGGCATAAAAATCATGCTGGACAATGCAGGAAAACTTCCTGTAAAAGCAGCCGGAGGAGTAAGAACGCCTGCAGATGCTGAAAAAATGATCAGCATGGGAGTGAAAAGAATCGGAACCTCTTCCGCCTTGGCCCTGATCAAAGATGAATCTTCATCAGAAGGATATTAA
- a CDS encoding Lrp/AsnC ligand binding domain-containing protein: MKNSSNTSYHLDSIDKEIIYMLMDNAKTSLAHISKNVGISTTAVHQRIKKLEHAGVIENSISFLNPKKIGYKVISYIGVFLDQPSHYPDVVKSLHDINEVVEAHYTTGNYTIFLKVLCKDNDHLMQILSKLQKLKGVTRTETFISLEQGIYRQLKV, encoded by the coding sequence ATGAAAAATTCGAGCAACACAAGCTATCATTTAGATTCCATCGACAAAGAGATTATTTACATGTTGATGGATAATGCTAAAACTTCTTTAGCCCACATTTCTAAAAATGTAGGGATTTCCACCACTGCGGTACATCAGAGAATTAAAAAACTGGAACACGCAGGCGTTATTGAAAACTCCATTTCTTTCCTTAATCCTAAAAAAATAGGGTATAAGGTAATTTCTTACATCGGTGTATTTCTTGATCAGCCAAGTCATTACCCGGATGTGGTAAAATCTTTGCATGACATCAATGAAGTAGTGGAAGCCCATTACACAACAGGAAATTATACCATATTCCTGAAAGTTCTTTGTAAAGATAATGACCATCTGATGCAGATCCTTAGCAAACTTCAGAAACTGAAAGGAGTAACCAGAACAGAAACCTTTATCTCTTTAGAACAAGGTATTTACAGACAATTGAAAGTATAA
- a CDS encoding endonuclease/exonuclease/phosphatase family protein: MLTELFSFYNVENLFLPDPKPVHKLDPTRSGLRNWDEKRYKNKIFKISHVYQLMKEENGVLPFIIGLSEVSGRKVLEDLVEMEPFNSEYGIVHYNSMDERKVDVAMLYDKNKVEVIDSETITFFFEIGNKNTGNYDTTRDVLFSKIKYKDEIINVFIAHLPSKREKDINKPKRAFILNEIRQRILKIVDEDKEHVILCGDFNENPDDENLVQILYGNDHEKVLINPFQQLFSARNYSTFHYKSGLLYDQIIMSRSLLDNKTLTFQEAHIFNSEKISSRTRNFEGRPFRTYAGTRYLGGYSDHFPVFVTFKSLQ; encoded by the coding sequence ATGTTGACGGAACTGTTCTCTTTTTATAATGTTGAAAATTTATTTCTCCCTGATCCGAAACCTGTACACAAATTAGATCCTACCCGTTCAGGTTTAAGAAATTGGGATGAAAAGAGATATAAAAATAAAATTTTTAAGATCTCACACGTATATCAACTGATGAAGGAGGAAAATGGCGTCTTACCGTTTATCATTGGGTTATCTGAAGTTTCCGGAAGGAAGGTTCTTGAAGATCTGGTGGAAATGGAGCCCTTTAATTCGGAATACGGAATTGTACATTACAATTCTATGGATGAACGGAAGGTAGACGTAGCCATGTTATATGATAAAAATAAAGTAGAGGTCATAGATTCTGAAACCATTACTTTCTTTTTTGAAATAGGAAATAAAAACACTGGAAATTACGACACCACGCGAGACGTACTTTTTTCAAAAATTAAATATAAAGATGAGATTATTAATGTCTTCATCGCCCATCTTCCCTCTAAGCGCGAAAAAGATATCAATAAACCCAAAAGAGCCTTTATACTGAACGAAATCCGGCAACGGATCTTGAAAATTGTAGATGAAGATAAGGAGCATGTTATATTGTGTGGTGACTTTAACGAAAACCCGGATGATGAAAATTTAGTACAAATTCTCTATGGCAACGATCATGAGAAGGTTTTGATAAACCCTTTTCAACAGTTGTTTTCTGCAAGAAATTATTCTACTTTTCATTATAAATCTGGATTGCTGTATGATCAGATCATTATGTCAAGATCACTTCTTGATAATAAGACCCTGACTTTTCAGGAGGCACATATATTCAATTCTGAAAAAATCAGCAGCAGAACCAGAAATTTTGAAGGACGACCTTTCCGAACGTATGCCGGCACACGGTATCTGGGCGGATATAGTGATCACTTTCCGGTTTTTGTAACATTTAAAAGCTTACAGTAA
- the trmD gene encoding tRNA (guanosine(37)-N1)-methyltransferase TrmD yields the protein MRIDIISVLPELMESPFKTSILKRAMDKGLAEVHFHHLRDWAVNKHRQIDDEPYGGGAGMVMMVEPLDKCISELKSQRNYDEVIYLTPDGVTLNQKIANSLSIKNNLIFLCGHYKGIDQRVRDLHITKEISIGDYVLTGGELAACVLADSIIRLLPGVLNDEQSALTDSFQDDLLSPPIYTRPESYKGLEVPKILLSGNFGKIEEWRHEEAVRITKEKRPDLL from the coding sequence ATGAGAATTGATATCATAAGCGTACTTCCTGAACTGATGGAAAGTCCGTTTAAAACCTCTATTTTGAAGAGAGCGATGGATAAAGGACTGGCAGAAGTACATTTTCATCATTTAAGAGACTGGGCTGTCAATAAGCACAGACAGATCGATGATGAACCTTACGGAGGCGGAGCAGGAATGGTCATGATGGTAGAGCCATTGGATAAATGCATTTCAGAGCTGAAATCTCAAAGAAATTATGATGAGGTGATTTACCTGACCCCGGATGGCGTTACCTTGAACCAGAAAATAGCCAATTCTCTTTCTATAAAAAACAACTTGATCTTCCTTTGCGGACATTATAAAGGTATAGACCAGAGGGTGAGAGATCTTCATATTACAAAAGAGATTTCTATCGGAGATTATGTTCTTACAGGTGGGGAGCTTGCTGCGTGTGTGCTGGCCGATTCTATCATCAGACTGCTTCCGGGTGTTCTGAATGATGAACAGAGCGCTTTAACGGACAGCTTCCAGGATGATCTTCTTTCGCCACCTATTTATACAAGACCCGAAAGTTATAAAGGACTTGAAGTGCCTAAAATCTTACTGAGCGGAAACTTCGGTAAGATTGAAGAGTGGCGTCATGAGGAAGCCGTAAGGATTACCAAAGAAAAACGCCCCGATTTACTGTAA
- a CDS encoding NAD(P)/FAD-dependent oxidoreductase: METREKIIIIGGGFAGLQLAKTLNNKNKKVIVLDRMNHHMFQPLFYQVASGRIEPSNISFPFRKIFQQSRNTQFRMTDVREIDPVNNKVITDEAEFTYDKLIIATGCKTNFFGNKELEGKAFGMKNTQEAISIRNHVLMTFEKLIIEKSRSDDGNWNIVIVGSGPTGVELAGAFAEMKKDILPRDYPYMNFDQLKIILVSSTEKPLAVMSQEAQDKSEKYLKDLGVTFMSGEVVTDYDGDKVHLRSGKEIPSNNVIWAAGVTGNVIDGFPEEKLVRNRYIVDRYNKIKGYDNIYAIGDIAYMETPKYPQGHPQVANVAINQAKNLGKNLLKKNQNEWKEYEYDDKGSLATIGKHRAVVDLPFIKFQGFLAWYFWMFLHLMLILSVRNKLAIFFNWMWSYINKDSSLRLIIIPTKKNGTLQ, translated from the coding sequence ATGGAAACACGCGAAAAAATCATCATTATTGGAGGAGGATTTGCGGGGCTGCAGCTTGCAAAAACATTAAATAATAAGAACAAAAAAGTAATTGTTCTGGACCGGATGAACCATCATATGTTTCAGCCGCTTTTTTATCAGGTTGCCTCAGGAAGGATAGAGCCTTCCAACATTTCTTTCCCCTTCAGAAAGATTTTTCAGCAGTCCAGAAACACACAGTTCCGGATGACAGACGTCAGGGAGATTGATCCGGTCAACAATAAGGTAATTACGGATGAAGCTGAATTTACCTATGACAAACTCATCATTGCAACAGGCTGTAAAACTAATTTTTTTGGTAATAAAGAACTTGAAGGCAAGGCCTTTGGGATGAAAAATACCCAGGAAGCGATCAGCATCAGGAATCACGTTCTGATGACCTTTGAAAAACTGATCATAGAAAAAAGCCGGAGCGATGACGGAAACTGGAATATCGTAATCGTAGGAAGCGGCCCTACCGGTGTAGAGCTCGCAGGAGCCTTCGCCGAAATGAAAAAAGACATCCTTCCCAGAGATTATCCGTATATGAACTTTGACCAGCTGAAGATTATTCTGGTAAGCTCTACTGAAAAGCCTCTTGCCGTCATGAGCCAGGAAGCACAGGACAAATCTGAGAAATATCTGAAAGATCTGGGAGTGACCTTTATGAGCGGAGAAGTAGTGACAGATTATGACGGCGATAAAGTACATCTGAGAAGCGGAAAGGAAATCCCATCCAATAATGTTATCTGGGCAGCAGGCGTTACAGGAAATGTGATAGACGGTTTCCCCGAAGAAAAATTAGTTCGGAACAGATACATCGTTGACAGATACAATAAAATAAAAGGCTACGATAATATATATGCCATTGGTGATATTGCCTATATGGAAACCCCTAAATATCCTCAGGGGCACCCTCAGGTTGCCAATGTAGCCATAAATCAGGCAAAGAACTTAGGTAAAAATCTTTTAAAGAAAAATCAGAACGAATGGAAAGAATATGAGTATGATGACAAAGGCTCATTAGCTACCATTGGAAAGCACAGAGCAGTTGTTGACCTGCCATTTATCAAGTTCCAGGGATTTCTGGCCTGGTATTTCTGGATGTTTCTGCATTTAATGCTAATTTTGAGCGTTCGAAATAAGCTGGCCATATTCTTCAACTGGATGTGGAGCTATATCAACAAAGATTCTTCTTTAAGATTAATTATTATACCTACTAAGAAAAACGGAACATTACAATGA
- a CDS encoding glycoside hydrolase family 25 protein, producing MTPKKYTKKTAKRIHKNRRKKYFFRRWVILAILIIALIGTGFYLKQSVSYYYALYFNKFRHKKLHNSEKEAARIQRIISSNLDKTYGFDISHYQNREDIKWDSLSIGNKTIPLEFVVMRATMGNRSADKHFNDFWAEAKKHDMIRGAYHFYRADEDPVIQANNFLENVKLESGDLPPILDIEKIPKRKTNKKLVEDLKTWCKIVEESYGKKPIIYTYYHYYKDFLKGEFEDYPLWLANYNDVPTPSPDDQWDFWQFTENGIVHGINTKVDLDIYNGNSWSLKRLTLD from the coding sequence ATGACACCAAAAAAGTACACCAAAAAAACTGCCAAACGGATCCATAAGAACAGACGGAAGAAGTATTTTTTCCGGAGATGGGTAATACTGGCGATCCTGATAATTGCTTTAATAGGTACCGGATTTTATTTAAAACAATCTGTCAGCTATTATTACGCTTTGTACTTTAATAAATTCAGGCATAAAAAACTTCACAACAGCGAAAAGGAAGCCGCAAGGATTCAGAGGATCATAAGCAGCAACCTGGACAAGACCTATGGATTCGACATTTCCCATTATCAGAACCGGGAAGATATCAAGTGGGACAGTCTGAGTATCGGAAACAAAACCATACCGCTGGAATTTGTGGTAATGCGTGCTACCATGGGCAACAGAAGTGCAGACAAGCACTTCAATGACTTCTGGGCAGAAGCTAAAAAGCACGATATGATCCGTGGGGCCTATCATTTTTACAGAGCCGATGAAGATCCTGTGATCCAGGCCAATAATTTTCTGGAGAATGTAAAACTGGAAAGCGGAGACCTTCCCCCTATTTTAGATATTGAAAAAATCCCTAAACGAAAGACCAATAAAAAGTTGGTAGAGGATCTGAAAACATGGTGCAAGATTGTGGAAGAATCTTACGGTAAAAAACCTATTATCTATACCTACTATCATTATTATAAAGATTTCCTGAAAGGCGAATTTGAAGATTATCCGCTCTGGCTGGCCAATTATAATGACGTTCCTACTCCATCTCCTGATGATCAGTGGGATTTCTGGCAATTCACAGAGAACGGGATCGTTCATGGTATCAATACTAAAGTAGATCTTGATATTTACAATGGAAATTCATGGTCATTGAAGAGATTAACACTGGATTAG
- a CDS encoding alpha/beta fold hydrolase, which produces MKKRNTLFFLCAASVLDAQVISGTIISKNENQPVPYVKIGVAKKTTGTISDGKGNFSIDLTSLDPGQKVKIEVPGYDLYEETVENFKKHDQQKIFLTERPKNIKEIAIRPKKLVDKNWGVNTKTKSVMYFVNPEFDRNKFLGETALEFNARKRSKIKNINLNIASFVSKEPVLMRYSIYSEKNGFPDKNILDEEITVELTEDMIKDGTYTLDVNDRNIWVQGRFFVGIQFLKAFEGRIKISAALFRTGFLREFYGDWQKMSIAAPAINIDVKMDKNGKDTGEDDRGYTDDSQEWLRDNSKNIEEASQSIYGKNETAGHYLALKDTDLYYEVYGEGKPLVLLHGNSGSIRDYYQQIPALAKQYKVIVVDTRGQGKSKDTSKRDFTYKLFADDVKALADHLKLDKINIAGWSDGGNTGLEFALKYPEKLNRLVIIGANAFPEGVQDQLMERFTTQMAQLNQMGAADTINERRLLKIMLTEPNISKKDLNRIKSPVLVIAGDKDVIKQDHTEMIARQIPDAEKIIYKDTTHMVPYERPDELNADILKFLEKN; this is translated from the coding sequence ATGAAAAAACGCAATACCTTATTCTTCCTTTGTGCAGCATCAGTCCTGGATGCCCAGGTAATTTCGGGAACCATTATCTCCAAAAATGAAAACCAACCTGTTCCTTATGTAAAAATTGGAGTAGCCAAGAAAACAACCGGAACGATTTCTGACGGAAAAGGCAACTTTTCAATTGATCTTACCAGTCTGGATCCCGGGCAAAAGGTAAAGATCGAAGTCCCGGGATATGATCTGTATGAAGAAACGGTGGAGAATTTTAAAAAGCATGATCAGCAGAAGATATTTTTAACGGAACGGCCTAAAAATATAAAGGAAATTGCCATCCGGCCTAAAAAGCTTGTAGATAAAAACTGGGGCGTAAACACGAAAACAAAAAGTGTTATGTATTTCGTTAATCCGGAATTTGACCGAAACAAATTTCTTGGGGAAACCGCTCTGGAGTTTAATGCCAGAAAAAGATCGAAGATTAAAAATATCAATCTGAATATTGCCAGTTTTGTTTCAAAGGAGCCGGTTCTGATGAGATATAGCATCTATAGTGAGAAAAACGGTTTTCCGGATAAAAATATTCTGGATGAGGAAATTACCGTAGAACTTACCGAGGATATGATCAAAGACGGAACCTATACCCTTGATGTTAATGATCGTAATATTTGGGTGCAGGGCAGGTTTTTTGTCGGAATACAGTTCCTAAAAGCTTTTGAGGGCAGGATTAAGATAAGCGCAGCTCTTTTCAGAACAGGTTTTTTAAGAGAGTTTTATGGAGACTGGCAAAAAATGTCTATTGCGGCTCCTGCCATTAATATCGATGTAAAGATGGATAAAAACGGAAAAGATACCGGGGAAGATGATAGGGGCTATACAGATGATAGCCAGGAATGGCTGCGGGATAACAGCAAAAATATAGAAGAGGCCAGCCAATCGATATACGGTAAAAATGAAACGGCAGGACATTATCTTGCCCTGAAAGATACTGATCTTTATTATGAAGTTTATGGTGAAGGCAAACCTCTGGTATTGCTGCATGGCAATTCCGGAAGCATCAGGGATTATTATCAGCAGATTCCTGCTTTAGCAAAGCAGTATAAAGTAATTGTGGTAGATACCAGAGGTCAGGGGAAAAGTAAAGACACTTCCAAAAGAGATTTTACCTATAAATTGTTTGCAGATGATGTAAAAGCATTGGCAGATCATTTAAAGCTCGACAAAATCAATATTGCCGGATGGAGTGATGGCGGTAATACCGGTCTTGAGTTTGCCCTGAAATATCCTGAAAAACTTAACAGGCTCGTCATCATTGGAGCTAATGCATTTCCTGAAGGCGTGCAAGATCAACTGATGGAACGCTTCACCACTCAGATGGCACAACTGAATCAGATGGGAGCAGCAGATACCATCAATGAACGCAGACTTTTAAAGATCATGCTGACAGAACCGAACATCAGCAAAAAGGATTTAAATAGAATAAAGAGCCCGGTATTGGTCATTGCCGGAGACAAAGATGTCATCAAACAGGATCATACGGAAATGATTGCCAGGCAAATTCCTGATGCAGAAAAGATCATTTATAAAGATACCACTCACATGGTTCCTTATGAAAGACCGGACGAATTAAATGCGGATATTCTGAAGTTTCTGGAAAAGAACTAG
- a CDS encoding 5' nucleotidase, NT5C type translates to MKKVIVDMDGVMADVYHQLVQFEKRDTGREIEIREIAGKPETEAFPNGKSHVNEVGFFRTLPVMEGSREAMEYLNSKYEVYIVSAGMEFPNSLREKYDWLVEHFPFISWEQIVLCGSKKVVSGDVMIDDYPKNLDHFSGERLIFTQPHNELIENDTYKRVNSWKEIMDIL, encoded by the coding sequence ATGAAAAAAGTAATTGTCGATATGGACGGGGTGATGGCAGATGTATACCATCAGCTGGTACAGTTTGAAAAAAGAGACACAGGAAGAGAGATCGAAATCAGAGAAATAGCCGGGAAGCCCGAAACAGAAGCTTTTCCCAATGGCAAAAGCCATGTCAATGAAGTAGGGTTTTTCAGGACTTTGCCTGTGATGGAAGGCAGCCGTGAGGCGATGGAGTACCTGAACAGCAAATATGAAGTGTATATTGTATCTGCAGGAATGGAGTTTCCGAACAGCTTAAGAGAAAAGTATGACTGGCTTGTAGAGCATTTTCCTTTCATCAGCTGGGAGCAGATTGTCCTTTGCGGAAGCAAAAAAGTAGTATCAGGCGATGTGATGATCGATGATTATCCTAAGAATCTGGATCATTTCTCAGGAGAAAGACTGATCTTTACACAGCCACACAACGAATTGATAGAAAATGATACTTATAAAAGAGTAAATTCCTGGAAAGAGATTATGGATATTCTGTAA